The DNA segment TTAATCCCGCAAGACGTTATGATATGTTTGTAAAAGACCTTTCCGTGCCCGTGTAAGTCTATAATAAAATACAGCCGAGGGACGAATTTAGCAACGGCAAAATGGACAAAATTATCTTTCAAGGAGAAATACCATGACCAGAAAAGACCATCTTCTTTATATGCTTAAAACCAATCAGTTCGTGATCAAGAAACTTCTCGACGATATCACTGAGGAAGAATCGATGATCCGCGGGGAGGGCGGGTTCAACCATATCCGGTGGCTCACGGGGCACTTATACGGGAGCGACGGTTACAGTTTTTCGCTTCTGGGGGTCGAAGACGAGGCGACGGGCAAATACAGCAAGATATTCGGCGGGGGATCGGTGGTATCCGACGATCCGGCGGTGTATCCGTCGATGGCGGACATTCGCGATCGTCTCTACAAATCGCACGACAAACTGATGGAGGTAATTGAAGCGGCGCCGGACGGGGATCTGGAGAAAGAAATCGGCGGGGAGAGAAAACAGCCGGTCTGGCAGGGATTGACCTTTTTGGCGATGCATGAGTTTTATCATGCCGGGCAGATCGTGCATATCCGCAAGATGCTGGGCCGGTCCCGGCCGTTTGCATGATGAGGTACAGGTATTTAATATGAGAGTATGATGATTTAGGGATATTTTTGGAGGGAATAAATATGGATCTGCGTGTAAGTTACAATGATAATCCAATTATGGCGGAATTGTATGATTTGGTTCCGGCGTATCGGGATCGTCCCGATAAAGATTTTTATCTCAAGTGCGCGGCCGCTGCCAAAGGCAGAATTCTGGAATTGGGATGCGGGACGGGGCGGATTCTGGCGCCGATCGCGGAAGCGGGGTATCCTGTCACCGGGCTCGATATGTCGGAACATATGCTGGCCAAATGCCGCCGCAAACTGGAAGCGCTCGGTAAGGACCGGACAGAGCAGGTCCAACTGGTCCGGGGGAACATGGCTGATTTCCAGTTCGACGGCAAGTTCGGGCTCACAATCATTACGTTTCATGCTTTTCAGCATTTGATTACAATGGAACAGCAAATGGCCTGCCTTGGATGTATCAACCGTCATCTGGAATTGAACGGCAGATTGATATTCGATGTTTTTTTCGTGGATTTCAAGAGAATCAATAATCCTCTCTTTCTCGAGGAGATGGAAATGTACGGCAAAACGGTCCTTCCCGACGGCCACCGGCTGAAGGCGAACAGCCGTATTGCCGGGTTTCATCCGGCCGAGCAGTACAATGATATCGAGATGATTTACTATCTCACTAATCGGGACGGACGATCCCAGCGGGTGGTGCATGCCTTCCCGATGCGGTATTTTTTTCGATACGAAGTGGAGCATTTACTGGAGCGGTGCGGGTTTCGGGTAGCGGGGCTTTATGGGAAATTTGACGAATCACCGCTGGCGGATGACTCGCCGGAGATGATTTTCGTGGCAGAGAAATATAGGGAGTAATTTTTGTGACAGATGTACCGCAGAGTCACAGCCCGTCCATTGGCCGGGCCAAAAACCCGCGCAACTTGAAAAGTGTGGCTGAACCGCAAGACTTCGTCTGGGGTTCCGCCCTACAACTTGCTTAAGGACAATTAAGAGCCGGCCCGTTCTTATAAATGCGGTTGATTATGCCAGCGACATCTATAATATTAATGCCTCCCGAATTATTCACATCGCATGCCTGAAGATGATTTGGTGCTGGTCCGTTCTTATACAAATAATTCAATAAATTGGCAATGTCAAGGATGTTCAAGATGCCATTATCATCGACATCGCCGCAGATGTAAGAATTCTTCGTCCATCGGGCCAAATAGGCGGAGACTTTTTCCCCTGCAATCGTAAAATATCCTCCGGCAATCAATTTGCCATTATACACTGAAAGGGCAAGAACAGAGTCATCTACCCCAGAACCCAAGCTTGAGCAAACTGATCCGTCCCAGGAGAGTATGTAATTAACCGTATCATAATAATTTGTACTTGCGAATCTGCCGCCCACAATTAATTTACCATCATAGACTGCCAAGGCTTCAATAGTGTTGTTTACCCCGCATCCGATTCCTGACCAGCTGTTTCCATCCCAGGACACAGGCCAGTTATATCCATAGCCGGTAATTACCGCAATCAGTTTCCCATCATATACGGTTAAGGCATGGACAACGCCACCCATTCCCGATCCCAGAGCCGACCACCCCATGCTATCCCAGGACGCTATGTACTCCGCTGCCACGCCACCGGCTGTTTTGAATGAGCCAGCCGCGATCAGTTTCCCGTCGTAGACCGTTAATGCATAGACGTTGTTACCCATTCCCGACCCTAGCGGAGCCCACCCTGCCCCATCCCATGATGCAATGTATTTTGCTGACACGCCACCAGCCGAACTGAAATTGCCCCCCGCGATCAGTTTTCCGTCGTAAACAGTTAGCGCAGAAACCGTGCTACCGGTTCCCAACCCCAGCGGAAGCCAACCCACCCCGTCCCATTTTGCAACGTTACTTGTCACCGCACCACCAGCAATTGAGAAGAATCCGCCTGCAATTAATTCTCCGTTGTACACTGCCAGGGCGAAGACTGTGTTGTTCATTCCTGTTCCTAGAGGCGACCAGGCGCTCCCATCCCAGGCCGCTATGTAATTTGCCGCTGTTCCGCCGATAGCTGTGGAATAACCCCCTGCTATTAGTCTTCCGTTGTAAACTGTTAGGGCACGAACAAAGCACTGATTAAAGCCCCCTACGCCTGGCGCAAGTGCCAGCCAATTAATCCCATTCCAAGATGCTATAGAATTCGCGGCCGCGTCTCCAGCCACAGTGAAATCCCCGCCAGTTATTAGCATCTCGTTATATGTGACCAGCGCTCTAACCTTTACGCCAATGATGCCGGACCCCAGCGGTGACCAACTGTTCCCGTCCCATGAAGCTATGCGATGCCCCTCAATGCCTCCAGCTGTTGTAAAAGTGCCCCCCGCTATCAGTCGCCCGCCATATTCGGCAAACGCGTAGACGACGCTGTTCACTCCGGATCCCATCGGCGACCAACTATTCCCATCCCAAAAAGCTATATGATTCGCTTCAATGCCCCCGGCCGTCGTGAAGAAGCCCCCGGCTATCAGATTGTTATCATAAACTGTAAGAGCGGAAACCTCACTATTCATTCCCGAATCAAGCTGAGACCAATTGCTTCCGTCCCAAGACGAAATGTATTTCGCCGCCGTTTCCCCGGCCGTTGTGAAATTCCCACCCGCTATTAATTTCCCACCGTATTCGACCAGAGCAGAGACGGAGTGATATTGGTCGCTAATTCCCAATCCCAACGACGCCCAGCTTGTTCCGTCCCACGAAGCTATATTCATCGCCGCAGTACTAATACCATTTGCCGTCGCAAATTGCCCTCCTGCTATTAATTTTCCGTCATACACGGTCAGTGCGGCAATAGCTGGATTGCTGCTTATTCCACCCACTCCACCACCAACAGGTGACCAATCGGTTCCATCCCAAGATGCTATACAATTGACATTTATGCCTCCAGCAAGACCAAAAAATCCGCCTGCTATTAATTTCCCATTATAGACTGTGAGCGCCAACACGGTGGGGTAAGATCCTCCCTCTATACCAGATCCCAGCGAAAACCAAGATGAACCATCCCAGGCAGCAATATTATTAGCAATTATATTACCAGCGATTGTAAATCTGCCTGCAACAATGAGTTTCCCGTCGTAAAAGGTCATTGCGCGAACTTCACCGTTAATGCCCGGTATACTGGGAGAGATGCTATTGTCCCAATAGATATCGTCGGGATTGTCAGCAGGATTGGCAGGAGAAGCGGGGCTGAACACAGGCTGGCCTGTGGCCGGGTCAATGGTCGATTTAAAACCTTTTATGTCCAATGAGCCCTGGTAGCCCGACTTCCGGGCGGCTTCCAAATCAAATTGGCCGTCAGGGGTAAGAAAAGACTTTACACTCGGGATGTTTTTCGGTCCTGTTTCTCCAAAGGCGAGGCAAAAAGATATCAAAACCATAAAAATGGTTGCAGTAATGCAAATAGCACTCTTGATCATTCAATCCTCCGCGAAACTCAAATTGAAATTGTTTTGATGATAGGTAACAGATACGCTTTTTTGAAATGACATTGTCCATCGATGTGCTGACACCAAAAACATCCAAAATATCCTTCTATAAGGCTGTCTGAACCATCTCGGCGAATGCCGATGTGCTCGATGGACCCTTTAAATATAAGGATTTCGGATAAATTAACAACAAAAAATGGGGAGACAAACCTATTATCTTTATATGTGGAATATACCCCTGATGTGACCACTGATAGATCTTGGATACCCGCACATTTAGCAATTTTAGGTCAAGACCCTGATTGGTGTGGCGGGGTTGAAACGGGGTAGCGGTCTTGACATTCCATTTTTAAAGTGCTTAATATTAAAATGATTGGTGTCAAGACCGCCGCCACGTCGCATCCCATCCCGACCAATCGGGGTCTTGACCTACGGGTTCCTTAAAAAGAGGAGATATGCTTAGATATATATCGGCCCTAATATTCGCAGTGTTTCCCCTGGTCAATGCGAATGGTGATGGCAACAAAGTGGATTCGCTAATTAATAAGTATATCGATGCCAATATTCTGGCGAAGTGCGATTCCGCCCTGGCGAAGATGAGTGGATATGAGGACAGCGCTCAAGATGCGAAATTCTTTAAACCTGAAATTGCGCATTCAGGATATTTGAGAATAAAGGATACTGCCTATTACGCTTTGTTGTTCAGATGCAGCGGATTTGGTCAGTTTTTATTAATTGATTCAATTGAAAGAGATGTGGTGCGTGGAAAAATTGATATTCAGATTCCTGGAAGTGTAGCTTTGTTTAATACTGCAGATATTAAAGATATAAATGGTGATAGCATACCAGAGTTGGAGTTTGCTCTTACTGCCGGAGCCCATGGATATTATGTTTGTTATCTGTCCCTGAACCTAGACAAACTGAATTTTCTCAAAGATGACAAAGGAGAATATCTCTTCTATGCAATTATGGGGGGCATTGGGCTGATTCCAACCAGCAAACCAAATGTCTTTGATATCAGGGTGGGTAATTGGCTGGAGAAAGGACAAAAGGCCAATTACAGTCTGT comes from the Candidatus Zixiibacteriota bacterium genome and includes:
- a CDS encoding exported hypothetical protein (Evidence 5 : Unknown function), with product MIKSAICITATIFMVLISFCLAFGETGPKNIPSVKSFLTPDGQFDLEAARKSGYQGSLDIKGFKSTIDPATGQPVFSPASPANPADNPDDIYWDNSISPSIPGINGEVRAMTFYDGKLIVAGRFTIAGNIIANNIAAWDGSSWFSLGSGIEGGSYPTVLALTVYNGKLIAGGFFGLAGGINVNCIASWDGTDWSPVGGGVGGISSNPAIAALTVYDGKLIAGGQFATANGISTAAMNIASWDGTSWASLGLGISDQYHSVSALVEYGGKLIAGGNFTTAGETAAKYISSWDGSNWSQLDSGMNSEVSALTVYDNNLIAGGFFTTAGGIEANHIAFWDGNSWSPMGSGVNSVVYAFAEYGGRLIAGGTFTTAGGIEGHRIASWDGNSWSPLGSGIIGVKVRALVTYNEMLITGGDFTVAGDAAANSIASWNGINWLALAPGVGGFNQCFVRALTVYNGRLIAGGYSTAIGGTAANYIAAWDGSAWSPLGTGMNNTVFALAVYNGELIAGGFFSIAGGAVTSNVAKWDGVGWLPLGLGTGSTVSALTVYDGKLIAGGNFSSAGGVSAKYIASWDGAGWAPLGSGMGNNVYALTVYDGKLIAAGSFKTAGGVAAEYIASWDSMGWSALGSGMGGVVHALTVYDGKLIAVITGYGYNWPVSWDGNSWSGIGCGVNNTIEALAVYDGKLIVGGRFASTNYYDTVNYILSWDGSVCSSLGSGVDDSVLALSVYNGKLIAGGYFTIAGEKVSAYLARWTKNSYICGDVDDNGILNILDIANLLNYLYKNGPAPNHLQACDVNNSGGINIIDVAGIINRIYKNGPALNCP
- a CDS encoding Type 12 methyltransferase; amino-acid sequence: MDLRVSYNDNPIMAELYDLVPAYRDRPDKDFYLKCAAAAKGRILELGCGTGRILAPIAEAGYPVTGLDMSEHMLAKCRRKLEALGKDRTEQVQLVRGNMADFQFDGKFGLTIITFHAFQHLITMEQQMACLGCINRHLELNGRLIFDVFFVDFKRINNPLFLEEMEMYGKTVLPDGHRLKANSRIAGFHPAEQYNDIEMIYYLTNRDGRSQRVVHAFPMRYFFRYEVEHLLERCGFRVAGLYGKFDESPLADDSPEMIFVAEKYRE
- a CDS encoding conserved hypothetical protein (Evidence 4 : Unknown function but conserved in other organisms) produces the protein MTRKDHLLYMLKTNQFVIKKLLDDITEEESMIRGEGGFNHIRWLTGHLYGSDGYSFSLLGVEDEATGKYSKIFGGGSVVSDDPAVYPSMADIRDRLYKSHDKLMEVIEAAPDGDLEKEIGGERKQPVWQGLTFLAMHEFYHAGQIVHIRKMLGRSRPFA
- a CDS encoding hypothetical protein (Evidence 5 : Unknown function), whose protein sequence is MLRYISALIFAVFPLVNANGDGNKVDSLINKYIDANILAKCDSALAKMSGYEDSAQDAKFFKPEIAHSGYLRIKDTAYYALLFRCSGFGQFLLIDSIERDVVRGKIDIQIPGSVALFNTADIKDINGDSIPELEFALTAGAHGYYVCYLSLNLDKLNFLKDDKGEYLFYAIMGGIGLIPTSKPNVFDIRVGNWLEKGQKANYSLYKWNGECYEFKEDVIY